The following proteins come from a genomic window of Salvia hispanica cultivar TCC Black 2014 chromosome 4, UniMelb_Shisp_WGS_1.0, whole genome shotgun sequence:
- the LOC125221362 gene encoding cation/H(+) antiporter 3-like, producing MDGTTGHGGEERPGNVTSDFCYVDSAVHSAGVWGSAGSRPFLGFALPRLQLQLAIIFFITQSLHLLLRRFHLPRLVSEILAGIILGPTILGRYAYVDEAIFPQEGDVYLDLLSKIGYIFFIFLSGVKMDPLTVLRTGIKAWTIGVLAVTLPLGGSLIMTVLQQTEIHKYRIPAYKAIISIQNLFPFPVIASMLVDLKIMNTELGRLALASALISDMVSNLSSTLITYGRVGIMSFADVIMIHSTFMTVCLILFILCVGRPLSLWIIQNTPEGKPVSRFHVVIMAFLVFVVVLLTDNVGLNYQYGPFLLGLAVPDGPPLGATLVDRLETLVSGLLAPLLVTFCGMNVNLVELFDLEFVGMVWVVVGLCLAMKLVSVFVPAVVCKVPMKDAVALSFIMSTQGVVQMAFYYYNYVNQTYDRETFSMLTTSVLIQVAASSIIVKSLYDYSRMYTGYQKRDIQHTSINSELRMLVCTHRVDDAVAVQKVLEASYPSKESPMAVYALHLLELAGRAHPQLIDHQLGQKSTGEGRAQKMIDILASFEQQYAGAVAIQQFTAMSLTKFMHHDICTLAFNKLASMIILPFHRKWNQQGKVIQDSGTLRSINCEVLELAPCSVAVLIDRHKVRRRAAAGGYSVAVAFFGGADDREALAYARRMARSPDVSLTVVRMVPWDIYAGDSQWDAVLDAEILKDTRMQTQDDIVYREERVKDGAETALLIHAMEEVFDLILVGRRHKEDTPQLMGLSEWNDLPELGPVGDMLAAADLTLPLSILVVQHQNIKSI from the exons ATGGATGGTACAACCGGGCATGGCGGAGAAGAGCGGCCCGGCAACGTCACCAGTGACTTCTGCTATGTCGATTCGGCTGTGCACTCCGCCGGCGTTTGGGGCTCCGCCGGAAGCAGACCCTTCCTTGGCTTTGCTCTGCCTCGCCTACAGCTTCAGCTCGccatcattttcttcatcaCCCAGTCTCTTCATCTATTGCTCCGTCGCTTCCATTTGCCCCGCCTCGTCTCCGAGATCCTC GCTGGAATCATACTTGGGCCAACCATTCTAGGACGATATGCATATGTAGACGAAGCAATATTCCCACAAGAAGGAGATGTCTACTTAGACTTACTCTCCAAAATCGGCtacatcttcttcatcttcctcaGCGGCGTCAAGATGGATCCCCTAACCGTGCTCCGAACCGGCATCAAGGCGTGGACCATTGGAGTCCTCGCCGTCACCCTCCCCCTCGGCGGATCCCTAATCATGACCGTCCTCCAACAAACTGAAATCCACAAGTACCGAATCCCGGCTTACAAAGCCATCATCTCCATCCAAAACCTCTTCCCCTTCCCCGTCATCGCTTCCATGCTCGTCGACCTCAAGATCATGAACACCGAGCTAGGCCGCCTCGCCCTAGCCTCGGCCCTGATCAGTGACATGGTCAGCAACCTCTCCTCTACTCTCATCACCTATGGCCGGGTCGGGATCATGAGCTTTGCGGATGTCATCATGATCCACTCCACCTTCATGACAGTGTGCTTGATCCTCTTCATCTTGTGCGTTGGCCGCCCGCTGAGTCTCTGGATCATCCAGAACACGCCTGAGGGGAAGCCGGTCAGTCGCTTTCATGTGGTGATCATGGCTTTCTTGGTGTTTGTGGTGGTGTTGCTCACTGATAACGTCGGGTTGAATTATCAGTACGGCCCGTTTTTGCTAGGGTTGGCTGTGCCCGATGGGCCGCCCCTAGGGGCGACCCTGGTGGACAGGCTTGAAACCCTAGTGTCGGGATTGTTGGCGCCGCTGTTGGTTACTTTTTGTGGGATGAATGTGAATTTGGTTGAGCTTTTTGATCTGGAGTTTGTTGGGATGGTCTGGGTGGTAGTGGGGTTGTGTTTGGCGATGAAGCTGGTGTCTGTGTTCGTGCCGGCAGTGGTTTGTAAAGTGCCGATGAAAGATGCGGTGGCGCTTTCCTTCATCATGAGTACTCAAGGAGTTGTGCAGATGGCTTTTTACTACTACAATTATGTTAATCAG ACGTATGATCGAGAGACATTCTCGATGCTAACCACATCAGTACTAATACAAGTGGCGGCATCAAGTATAATCGTGAAATCATTATACGACTACTCAAGAATGTACACAGGCTACCAGAAAAGAGACATCCAACACACCTCCATCAACTCGGAGCTCCGCATGCTCGTCTGCACCCACCGAGTCGACGATGCCGTGGCCGTCCAGAAAGTTCTGGAAGCTTCCTACCCCAGCAAGGAAAGCCCCATGGCGGTGTACGCCCTCCATCTTTTGGAGCTCGCCGGCCGGGCCCACCCCCAGCTGATCGACCACCAGCTCGGCCAGAAATCCACCGGCGAAGGCCGCGCCCAGAAAATGATCGACATCCTCGCCTCCTTCGAGCAGCAGTACGCCGGCGCCGTCGCCATCCAGCAGTTCACCGCCATGTCCTTGACAAAGTTCATGCACCACGACATCTGCACGTTGGCGTTCAACAAGCTCGCTTCAATGATCATCCTCCCGTTCCACCGGAAGTGGAACCAGCAAGGGAAG GTGATACAAGACTCAGGCACCTTGAGGTCAATCAACTGCGAGGTCTTGGAGCTGGCCCCGTGCTCGGTGGCGGTCCTCATCGACCGCCACAAGGTGCGGAGGAGGGCCGCGGCGGGGGGGTACAGTGTGGCGGTGGCGTTCTTCGGTGGGGCGGACGACAGGGAGGCGCTGGCGTACGCGAGGCGTATGGCGCGGTCGCCGGACGTGAGCCTGACGGTGGTGAGGATGGTGCCGTGGGACATATACGCGGGGGACAGCCAGTGGGATGCGGTGCTGGATGCGGAGATATTGAAGGATACGAGGATGCAGACGCAGGACGATATAGTGTACAGGGAGGAGAGGGTGAAGGACGGGGCGGAGACGGCGCTGCTCATACATGCCATGGAGGAGGTGTTTGATTTGATCTTGGTGGGGCGGAGGCATAAGGAGGATACGCCGCAGTTGATGGGGCTGAGTGAGTGGAATGACTTGCCGGAGCTCGGTCCCGTCGGGGATATGCTCGCCGCCGCGGATCTCACCCTTCCTCTCTCCATTTTGGTGGTGCAACACCAGAATATTAAGTCTATTTAG